Proteins from a genomic interval of Pseudoruegeria sp. SHC-113:
- a CDS encoding YraN family protein: MRQQLNYHAGLAAEGAVERYYSARGAQMRHQRWRGRGGEVDLIASQNGELVFIEVKKSTTHAQAAQRLGRRQLQRIMAAAEEFLAGEPAGLLTPMRIDLALVNAAGEIEVIENAGMWA; this comes from the coding sequence ATCCGTCAGCAGCTCAATTATCACGCAGGGCTTGCCGCCGAAGGCGCGGTGGAACGCTACTACAGCGCGAGGGGTGCCCAGATGCGCCACCAGCGTTGGCGGGGGCGGGGCGGCGAAGTGGATCTGATCGCCAGCCAGAACGGCGAGCTTGTGTTCATCGAAGTCAAGAAAAGCACCACGCATGCGCAGGCGGCGCAGCGGCTGGGGCGGCGGCAGCTGCAGCGCATCATGGCCGCAGCGGAAGAATTCCTCGCCGGGGAACCGGCAGGGCTCCTCACGCCAATGCGCATCGATCTGGCGCTGGTGAATGCGGCTGGCGAAATCGAGGTGATCGAGAATGCCGGCATGTGGGCCTGA
- a CDS encoding YifB family Mg chelatase-like AAA ATPase — protein sequence MVAQTYTVAFEGIDARMVEVQCAVTPGMPAFSVVGLPDKAVSEARDRLRAALSAMSIALPNRRITINLSPADLPKEGSHFDLPIALALLAALDILPREEIENTVSLGELSLDGTLVPVIGALPAAMAAAEEERTLVCPRACGPEAAWAGETPVIAAENLGALVAHFTGQKAIAASAPGEVTGTAYTRDFREVKGQERAKRALEIAAAGRHHVLLVGPPGSGKSMLAARLPGILPALSPAEALETSMIHSLAGLLREGGISRERPFCEPHHTASMAAIVGGGKGAKPGQISLAHNGVLFLDEFPEFSRQVLETLRQPIETGHVVVARANAHVRYPCRFLLVAAANPCRCGHMSDPARACARVPLCGAEYMGRISGPLMDRFDLRIEVPPVSYRDLDLPDAGEGSAEVAARVAAARQVQAARFAEAEGVRVNADAEGALLEAVATPDSAGKEMLAKAAERFGLTARGYHRVLRVARTIADLDGSAAVGRIHVAEALSFRLSASETA from the coding sequence ATGGTGGCTCAGACCTATACAGTGGCCTTCGAGGGCATCGATGCGCGGATGGTGGAGGTGCAATGCGCCGTCACCCCCGGCATGCCCGCCTTTTCCGTGGTCGGCCTGCCGGACAAGGCTGTTTCCGAGGCGCGCGACCGTCTGCGCGCCGCGCTCTCGGCCATGTCCATCGCGCTGCCGAACCGGCGCATCACCATCAACCTGTCGCCGGCGGATCTGCCAAAGGAGGGCTCCCATTTCGATCTGCCCATCGCGCTCGCGCTGTTGGCCGCGCTCGACATCCTGCCGCGCGAAGAGATCGAAAACACTGTTTCGCTGGGCGAGCTGTCGCTGGACGGCACGCTGGTGCCCGTGATCGGCGCCCTGCCCGCCGCCATGGCCGCCGCCGAGGAAGAGCGCACGCTTGTCTGCCCCAGGGCCTGCGGGCCTGAGGCGGCCTGGGCCGGCGAAACCCCGGTGATCGCGGCCGAAAACCTTGGCGCGCTCGTGGCCCATTTCACCGGGCAGAAGGCCATCGCGGCCAGCGCCCCCGGTGAGGTGACAGGCACGGCCTACACGCGGGATTTTCGCGAGGTGAAGGGGCAGGAACGCGCCAAACGCGCGCTGGAGATCGCCGCCGCGGGGCGCCACCACGTGCTGCTCGTCGGCCCGCCGGGCTCGGGCAAATCCATGCTCGCCGCCCGCCTGCCTGGGATTCTGCCCGCCTTGAGCCCGGCCGAAGCGCTGGAAACCTCGATGATCCACTCGCTCGCGGGGCTCCTGCGGGAGGGCGGCATCTCCCGTGAACGCCCGTTCTGCGAACCGCATCACACCGCCTCGATGGCCGCCATCGTGGGCGGTGGCAAGGGTGCGAAGCCGGGGCAGATCTCGCTGGCACACAATGGCGTGCTGTTTCTGGACGAGTTCCCGGAGTTCTCCCGGCAGGTGCTGGAAACCCTGCGCCAGCCGATCGAAACCGGCCATGTGGTGGTAGCCCGCGCCAATGCCCATGTGCGCTACCCCTGCCGTTTTCTGCTGGTGGCCGCCGCCAATCCCTGCCGCTGCGGCCATATGAGCGACCCGGCCCGCGCCTGCGCGCGCGTGCCCCTCTGCGGCGCAGAGTACATGGGCCGGATCTCCGGCCCGCTGATGGATCGGTTCGATCTGCGCATCGAAGTGCCGCCCGTCAGCTACCGCGATCTTGACCTGCCGGACGCGGGCGAAGGCAGCGCCGAGGTTGCCGCGCGGGTGGCCGCCGCGCGGCAGGTGCAAGCGGCGCGGTTTGCGGAGGCAGAAGGCGTGCGGGTGAACGCCGATGCGGAAGGGGCGCTGCTGGAGGCCGTGGCCACGCCGGATTCCGCCGGCAAGGAGATGCTGGCCAAGGCGGCCGAACGTTTCGGCCTCACCGCACGCGGCTATCACCGCGTGCTGCGCGTGGCCCGCACCATCGCCGATCTGGACGGAAGCGCAGCCGTGGGCCGCATCCATGTGGCCGAAGCGCTGAGTTTCCGGCTCAGCGCGTCCGAGACCGCCTAG
- the gshB gene encoding glutathione synthase, which translates to MSLRVAIQMDPIAPINIDADSTFRIAEEAQARGHSLFYYTPDRLSFREGRVLAKGWPLTVRREKGNHFTLGDEQEVDLSTYDVVWLRQDPPFDMGYITTTHLLEMIHPQTLVVNDPFWVRNCPEKLMVLQFADYTPPTLIARDLDTIRAFKAEHGDIILKPLYGNGGAGVFRLDPNDRNLASLHELFSGINREPLIAQKFLPDVSNGDKRVILVDGEPVGAINRVPAAGETRSNMHVGGRPEKIGLTERDLEICAAIGPALKEKGLIFVGIDVIGDYMTEINVTSPTGIQELERFDGVNIAEKIWQAIEAKRA; encoded by the coding sequence ATGTCGCTCAGAGTTGCCATTCAGATGGATCCGATCGCGCCGATCAATATCGATGCGGACAGCACCTTTCGCATCGCGGAAGAGGCGCAGGCGCGCGGGCATAGCCTGTTTTACTACACGCCGGACCGTCTGAGCTTCCGCGAAGGGCGGGTTCTGGCCAAGGGCTGGCCGCTGACGGTCCGCCGCGAAAAGGGCAACCATTTCACGCTGGGCGACGAACAGGAGGTGGATCTTTCGACGTACGATGTCGTCTGGCTGCGGCAGGATCCGCCCTTTGACATGGGCTATATCACCACCACCCATCTGCTGGAGATGATCCATCCGCAAACGCTGGTGGTGAACGATCCCTTCTGGGTGCGCAACTGCCCGGAAAAGCTGATGGTGCTGCAATTCGCCGACTACACGCCGCCAACGCTGATCGCCCGCGATCTGGACACGATCCGCGCCTTCAAGGCCGAGCATGGCGACATCATCCTCAAGCCGCTTTACGGCAACGGCGGCGCAGGCGTGTTCCGCCTTGATCCCAACGATCGCAACCTCGCCTCGCTGCACGAGCTGTTCTCCGGCATCAATCGCGAGCCCCTCATAGCACAGAAGTTCCTGCCGGATGTGTCAAACGGCGACAAGCGGGTGATTCTCGTGGATGGCGAGCCCGTGGGCGCGATCAACCGGGTGCCTGCGGCTGGGGAGACGCGTTCCAACATGCATGTGGGCGGACGGCCCGAGAAGATCGGCCTGACCGAGCGCGATCTGGAGATTTGCGCCGCCATTGGCCCGGCCCTGAAGGAGAAGGGGCTGATCTTCGTCGGGATCGACGTGATCGGCGACTACATGACGGAGATCAACGTGACCTCGCCCACCGGCATTCAGGAACTGGAGCGGTTTGACGGGGTGAATATCGCCGAAAAGATCTGGCAGGCCATCGAGGCCAAACGCGCCTAG